The genome window GCGGCCGCGCAGCAGCAGAGGGCGGCATCGACACCGGCCGCGGCACGGCCCGCTTCCTCGGTCGTGCGCCAGGTGCCGGGCCCGGGCCAGGCGCCGGCTGCCGCGACCCAGGCCGCGCCGGCGGCGCGCCAGCAGGTCGTGCCGTCGCCCGAACAGCGCGTGACCACCGTGATCACCCCGCAAGCGGCTACCCCCGCCCAGCCCGCGCCGGCGGCCGCAGCGCCTGCCGTTGCCGCCGCGCCCAGGACAGAGCCGATGATGGCGACGGCATCCACCGCGCCACAGGGCAGGAGCCGCCCCAACGGCGACGTGACGAGCGAGGTGGTGCGCATGCAGGCCGAAGGACGCCAGGCCGGCAAGGCGCTGCCCATGCTGGGCGCGACCGCGCAGCCCAGCTGGAAGCGCTACATCGACAGCTATTCGCACCCCATTCCCGAGTTCTACGAGACGACCTCGCAGCCGAAGCAATAGGCAAGCCTTCATGACCCCGCATCGCCGTATCCCCTCGTTCGTTTCCGCTTCCCGGGCGCCGCTGGCGCGCCAGCGGGGATCGGTGCTGATCGCGGCCGCGGCGGCGATGCTGGTATCGGTCACGCTGCTGGCCTCGGCGGACCTGGGCTATCTCTTCTACATGAAGCGGGAACTGCAGAAGACCGCCGACCTGGCCGCGCTGGCCGGCGCCCAGCAACTGGAGCGGGACAGCTGCGTCGCCGCGACGGCGGCCGCGCGCGGCAACGCCAACCTGAACCTGCAGCGTTTCGCGCTGTCGATGGAAACGTCGCCCGCGCCGGTATGCGGCCGGTGGGATCCGAATCCGGATTCGACCAGGAATACCGTGCAGACCATGGAGCCTCCCTCCGAGTCCTACAGCGGTACCGGAGGCAAGAAGTATTTCGGCACGCCCAAGTCCACGGCCGGTTTCAATGCGATCAAGGTCGCCATTTCCCAGCAGGTCCCCCTGGTGCTGCCGTTCCTGGGCAATCGTTCTCTGTACGCCGAAGCCATTGCGGTCCAGGAAGCGCCCGTCGCCTCTTTCTGGGTCGGTTCGAAACTCGCGACCTCGAACTCCCAGACCGCACCCTTGTGCGTGCTGCTCCGGGTCGTGGGCGCGAACCTTTGCGAGGACCTCGGCATCGGGACCTATGCCGGCCTGGCCGGCGTGAAGATCACGCCCAGCGGACTGCTCAAGGAACTGGGCATTCCGGTGGGCGCGGACCTGAGCGTGGGCCAGCTGAACGACTTGCTGGCCGCCCGCAAGGTCGAACTCGGGCAATTGCTGAACGCCATCGTCAGCCTGGCGAACCAGAACAGCCTCCTGGGCCTGAACGCGTCGCTGCTGAACTCGCTGACCGCCAAGCTGGGCATCGACACGTTGCTGGTGCAGCTGGGTTCGAACAGCGTCACGAGTGGACTGTTCGCGCTGATCCAGGCCCCCAGCGCCGGTTCGGCGCTGAACGTGGACCTGGACGCGCTGGGCCTGCTGACCGCGGCGGTCGGCGTCGGCGTGTCCAATCATGCGGTGACCGTCGACCTCGGACTGCCCGCCGCCGTCAGTACCGCGGTCGGCCTCAAGGCCAACGTGCGCGCCAGCATCATCGAGCCACCCTCGGTCGGCATAGGCGGCCTGGGGACCAGGGCCTATACCGCCCAGGTCCGCACCTTCGTCGACATCGCGACCGATGGCGGGCTGGTCGGCGGACTGCTGGGGCTGCTCGGCACTCAGGTCAAGCTGCCCATCGTGCTGGATGTGGTCAGCTCGCAGGGCACGCTCACGGGCATGAGCTGCACGGCGCCGGCCAAGGCCACGATCAAGGTCGATTCGTCCATCGCCAAGCTGTGCATGGGCAAGGTCAACGAGTCCACGCTGTGGTCGACCCACGACGTCTGCGCGACCGGCCTGCAGGACGAGACCTTCGTCAAGCTGCTGGGCATCAATTTGCTGCACGGGCAGGTCAAGCCCGACATCCTGGCGCAGGATCCGGTCTATACCACCCTGGAAGTGGACCAGACCAAGACGGTGGGCCGGAACGAGCTGCCGCTGGGCGATACGGTGCAGGATCTGGTCAACCAGTTGCTGGCGCTGTTGCTGGCCCAGTCGTCTTCGGGGCAGGGCGCCCAGCTCGAGGCCTTTCCCGCCGATACGGCCACGCAGGTGGCCGACAAATACCTGAACCAGTATGGCTACACCCCCAGCGTGATCGAACAGAAGCTGCTGGGGGACGGCATCACCTGGCCCCGCCCGTGCGGCCTGCTGGGCCTGGGAACCTGCGCCATGCCGACGCTGTGGCGCCAGACCGTCACGCCGCTGCTGGGGACCTGCAACCAGGCCTGCATGCGGACCGAACTGATCAAGGCCTTGCAGACGACCGCCAGCAACGGCGTGCTGGGCGGCTTGCTCAATGCCGTGGGCGACCTGCTGGGCAGCCTGCTGGGCGGCACAGGCAGCGGCCAGTCGCAGAACCTGCTGCAGGCCATCCTGAGTCCGCTGGTCGGCCTGCTCAAGCCCCTGCTGAACGAGGTGGGCCTGCTGCTGGCCAACCTGCTCGATGGGTTGGTCGGCATCAAGATCGGACAGACCGACGTGCATCTCATGTCATTGGAATGCGACAACGTTCGCCTCGTCTATTGAGCGCGAACGACAACGATGGAGGGAACGGGCGTACCGCCATGAAGACACGACCTTCGCAAGATGATCTCGACGTTTACGTCTGGGAAGGCAAATCGGATATCGCCGACCGTGTCGCACGGGCTCTGGCCAATTTCGATGCGGACG of Pigmentiphaga sp. H8 contains these proteins:
- a CDS encoding DUF3613 domain-containing protein translates to MKPTSHCPHGQSASRRASRYLVLAALLAAPLAQAQNNAPVTGSMLQETPEQRARMEQAARQAQAQEQARRAAAAQQQRAASTPAAARPASSVVRQVPGPGQAPAAATQAAPAARQQVVPSPEQRVTTVITPQAATPAQPAPAAAAPAVAAAPRTEPMMATASTAPQGRSRPNGDVTSEVVRMQAEGRQAGKALPMLGATAQPSWKRYIDSYSHPIPEFYETTSQPKQ
- a CDS encoding TadG family pilus assembly protein; its protein translation is MTPHRRIPSFVSASRAPLARQRGSVLIAAAAAMLVSVTLLASADLGYLFYMKRELQKTADLAALAGAQQLERDSCVAATAAARGNANLNLQRFALSMETSPAPVCGRWDPNPDSTRNTVQTMEPPSESYSGTGGKKYFGTPKSTAGFNAIKVAISQQVPLVLPFLGNRSLYAEAIAVQEAPVASFWVGSKLATSNSQTAPLCVLLRVVGANLCEDLGIGTYAGLAGVKITPSGLLKELGIPVGADLSVGQLNDLLAARKVELGQLLNAIVSLANQNSLLGLNASLLNSLTAKLGIDTLLVQLGSNSVTSGLFALIQAPSAGSALNVDLDALGLLTAAVGVGVSNHAVTVDLGLPAAVSTAVGLKANVRASIIEPPSVGIGGLGTRAYTAQVRTFVDIATDGGLVGGLLGLLGTQVKLPIVLDVVSSQGTLTGMSCTAPAKATIKVDSSIAKLCMGKVNESTLWSTHDVCATGLQDETFVKLLGINLLHGQVKPDILAQDPVYTTLEVDQTKTVGRNELPLGDTVQDLVNQLLALLLAQSSSGQGAQLEAFPADTATQVADKYLNQYGYTPSVIEQKLLGDGITWPRPCGLLGLGTCAMPTLWRQTVTPLLGTCNQACMRTELIKALQTTASNGVLGGLLNAVGDLLGSLLGGTGSGQSQNLLQAILSPLVGLLKPLLNEVGLLLANLLDGLVGIKIGQTDVHLMSLECDNVRLVY